The following proteins are encoded in a genomic region of Sulfurimonas sp. HSL3-7:
- a CDS encoding peptidoglycan DD-metalloendopeptidase family protein, whose amino-acid sequence MRILLLSLLFIVSTLFAKEDINKQINKTSTEIKSFDKKYSSLHKKMQQTAKAIQRKEKDLVVQEAHIERLEKELESSKVQYESNHKELSQLKEEQLLLERKQALIEKELIEALARNLSINMLLKEKNAVTTESIITEEIMHELNIQTQRKIENLEQAHTVNTKTIQDYQLRTKQLQSAIGNIDKQKIELLEATQKNKQSIQSLQKDKKRYKRSINKLMAQKAALQKTLAQLNIVRTQEAQKEKESVKRTTAHAKVTKRGSSYQNVKSAKYRGKKTIAPLTGYKLVKEFGPYTDPIYKIKIYNESVTLQPTERNAKVNTVLNGKVILAKNTPLLDNVVIIKHANGLHTIYAHLDMIAPTIQKGKKVKKGAVIGRVDNELIFEVTQNSAHIDPMTLIE is encoded by the coding sequence ATGCGTATTCTCCTACTCTCTCTTCTGTTCATCGTCTCTACGCTCTTCGCAAAAGAGGACATCAATAAACAGATCAATAAGACCAGTACAGAGATCAAAAGTTTTGACAAAAAGTACTCCAGTCTTCATAAAAAGATGCAGCAGACGGCAAAGGCGATCCAGCGAAAAGAGAAAGACCTGGTCGTACAGGAAGCGCACATCGAACGCCTGGAAAAAGAGTTGGAAAGTTCCAAAGTGCAGTATGAGTCAAATCACAAAGAGCTCTCCCAGCTCAAAGAGGAACAGCTTTTGCTTGAAAGGAAACAGGCGCTCATCGAAAAAGAGCTTATTGAAGCACTTGCACGTAACCTTTCCATCAATATGCTGCTCAAAGAGAAAAATGCCGTCACGACAGAGTCCATCATCACCGAAGAGATCATGCACGAACTTAATATCCAGACACAGCGTAAAATAGAGAATCTTGAACAAGCGCATACTGTCAATACCAAAACCATACAAGACTATCAACTGCGTACAAAGCAACTCCAGTCAGCAATTGGCAATATAGACAAACAGAAGATCGAACTGCTGGAAGCGACGCAAAAAAACAAACAGAGTATTCAGAGCCTGCAAAAAGACAAAAAGCGGTATAAAAGATCAATCAATAAGCTGATGGCACAAAAAGCAGCGCTGCAAAAGACCCTCGCGCAACTCAATATCGTCCGGACACAAGAAGCACAGAAAGAAAAAGAGAGCGTAAAGAGAACAACTGCGCATGCCAAAGTCACCAAAAGAGGCTCAAGTTATCAGAACGTCAAATCGGCAAAATACCGCGGTAAAAAAACTATCGCGCCATTAACAGGGTACAAGCTCGTCAAAGAGTTCGGTCCCTACACGGACCCCATCTATAAGATCAAGATCTACAACGAATCCGTTACCCTGCAACCGACCGAGCGCAACGCCAAAGTCAACACTGTGCTAAACGGCAAAGTCATCCTTGCCAAAAACACCCCGCTTCTGGATAACGTAGTCATTATCAAACACGCCAATGGACTGCATACTATCTATGCCCACCTGGATATGATCGCACCGACCATACAGAAAGGCAAAAAGGTCAAAAAGGGCGCTGTTATCGGCCGTGTTGACAATGAACTTATTTTTGAGGTCACGCAAAACAGTGCGCATATCGATCCTATGACGCTTATCGAGTAG
- the trmB gene encoding tRNA (guanosine(46)-N7)-methyltransferase TrmB, translating into MPHIHIKSFKPVPLPAEKGNVRFHFMASNVAHDDERLIATSIDEKEFFLLVKETAEKSLLKSEKISRPSPTYLIKQALNAYAALSGSEIVASNVNDTSKNIHLEQEEALWSIHDFAKGFPEAKDVRIEVGFGSGRHLLHQAKENPDILFIGIEIHKPSIEQALKQINIMNLKNVLLLDYDARLFLELVPSNIASRIYVHFPVPWDKKPHRRVISTAFINESTRVLAPQGRLELRTDSENYFAYSWETFIALNKAKLEVNKNQDIAISSKYEDRWKKMEKNIYDITLINEETSPELTIEGSFDFKSGLDEERLRTFNGTTKKVEGGFIHFERLYQTDDGRMMFRISMGSFERPEHLYVIIGNEKSYYFPTRPVPSQTNFAIHKHLDEMLHG; encoded by the coding sequence ATGCCGCATATCCATATCAAATCGTTCAAACCTGTTCCTCTGCCTGCCGAAAAAGGCAATGTCCGCTTTCATTTCATGGCAAGCAATGTTGCCCATGATGACGAACGCCTTATTGCGACCAGTATTGACGAAAAAGAGTTTTTTCTTCTTGTCAAAGAGACAGCCGAGAAGTCGCTTTTAAAAAGTGAGAAGATCTCCCGTCCCTCGCCGACCTACCTCATCAAGCAGGCCCTCAATGCCTACGCCGCGCTGAGCGGGAGCGAAATAGTGGCGTCTAATGTCAATGACACCTCCAAAAACATCCATCTTGAGCAGGAAGAGGCGTTATGGAGCATTCATGACTTTGCCAAGGGCTTTCCGGAGGCGAAAGATGTGCGTATCGAAGTCGGTTTCGGATCGGGCCGTCACCTTCTTCACCAGGCCAAAGAGAACCCAGACATTCTTTTCATCGGCATCGAGATCCATAAACCTTCCATCGAACAGGCCCTTAAACAGATCAACATTATGAACCTTAAAAACGTGCTTCTGCTTGATTACGATGCAAGGCTTTTTTTGGAGCTTGTCCCTTCCAATATCGCAAGCCGCATCTATGTCCACTTCCCGGTACCCTGGGACAAGAAACCGCACCGACGTGTGATATCGACCGCCTTTATCAATGAATCGACCCGGGTACTGGCACCGCAGGGACGTCTTGAACTCCGCACCGACAGCGAGAACTACTTTGCCTACTCATGGGAGACCTTTATCGCACTTAACAAGGCAAAGCTGGAGGTCAACAAGAACCAGGATATCGCCATCAGTTCCAAATATGAAGACCGCTGGAAGAAGATGGAGAAAAACATCTACGACATTACGCTGATCAATGAGGAGACAAGCCCCGAACTGACGATTGAAGGCAGTTTCGACTTTAAAAGCGGTCTGGATGAAGAGCGTCTGAGAACGTTCAACGGGACAACGAAAAAGGTCGAAGGCGGCTTTATCCATTTTGAACGTCTCTATCAGACCGATGACGGAAGAATGATGTTCAGGATCTCAATGGGAAGTTTTGAGAGACCGGAACACCTCTACGTCATTATCGGCAACGAGAAAAGCTACTATTTTCCTACCCGGCCGGTTCCTTCACAGACCAACTTCGCTATTCACAAACATTTGGACGAGATGCTTCATGGATAA
- a CDS encoding ferredoxin-thioredoxin reductase catalytic domain-containing protein, translated as MSTIKIDPESQEFKETLEKTIRFTDKVVKQFGWAYNPDPEINQGIQFGLTRNKMMHGKRYCPCFFVTGEPDDRVCPCTPAIEKEIPEDGVCHCQIFCTPEYAAAQAQSETIEEVVHQHSRGLSKKECAILVDKDELDGDEVMALLEARELGMVDFKLVDVREPMEWQMGHIKGADKLIPTSSFFQALEEAKLSHDENIILYCHVGSRSAHCARILSDMGYKKVGNITYGIVSYPGEKEA; from the coding sequence ATGAGCACCATCAAAATCGATCCTGAATCACAAGAGTTTAAAGAGACCCTCGAAAAAACGATCCGCTTTACCGACAAGGTCGTCAAACAGTTCGGCTGGGCCTACAACCCCGATCCCGAGATCAACCAGGGTATTCAGTTCGGCCTGACACGTAACAAAATGATGCACGGCAAGCGCTACTGCCCCTGTTTTTTTGTCACAGGTGAACCGGATGACCGTGTCTGTCCATGCACGCCGGCTATTGAAAAAGAGATTCCGGAAGATGGTGTCTGTCACTGCCAGATCTTCTGTACACCCGAATACGCTGCAGCCCAGGCACAAAGCGAAACTATCGAAGAGGTCGTTCATCAACATTCGCGTGGCCTAAGCAAAAAAGAGTGTGCCATTCTTGTTGATAAAGACGAGCTCGACGGTGATGAAGTGATGGCTCTTCTTGAAGCACGTGAGCTGGGTATGGTTGATTTTAAACTTGTCGATGTACGTGAGCCGATGGAGTGGCAGATGGGCCATATCAAAGGTGCCGACAAGCTCATCCCGACCAGCAGTTTTTTCCAGGCATTGGAAGAGGCCAAACTCTCTCATGATGAGAACATCATCCTCTACTGCCATGTAGGCAGCCGCAGTGCACATTGTGCCCGTATCTTGAGCGATATGGGGTATAAAAAGGTCGGCAACATCACCTATGGAATCGTGTCATATCCCGGTGAAAAAGAGGCGTAA
- a CDS encoding MATE family efflux transporter, with the protein MSKRTHLREVLGLALPAAFKHLLDILQLLIDMIMVGMLNVAALAAVGMSMQFMMVINVVMTLYIVGGNAVIARLIGERRRHRASALLYSLGLFALLLSLPISLFGFLNAENFYLWMGAEAELAEFGRDYFGILMLGLPLIFLDALMYNALSAAGDTTSSLYIKIFSAMINLLFNYLLIFGHGGFDAMGIAGAAYATIIAYGFNLLIYLFLLARKDAKLHLIYHFTKADLIRALHVGKHASLERLISVSSFILFVGVITAYGTAAIAGYQVGLRIEGLAFMPGFGFAIAATALVGQNLGAKKYEAAYQTGLYATKVAIFLMGFLGLVMALFPAFFIGFFTQDSATIASASIYLQLVGISQVPLAMTFVINGALRGAGATKTTLLVNVLSLWLLRVIPSVILYYLGFELIWIFIAMTVETFIKGAIFWYIYRQRKWQEVKV; encoded by the coding sequence TTGAGTAAGCGTACCCACCTTCGCGAGGTCTTAGGGCTCGCACTTCCTGCCGCTTTTAAACATCTGCTTGATATTTTACAGCTGCTGATCGATATGATCATGGTGGGCATGCTCAATGTCGCTGCCCTGGCGGCAGTGGGGATGAGCATGCAGTTTATGATGGTCATTAATGTAGTCATGACGCTCTATATTGTCGGGGGCAATGCCGTCATAGCCAGGCTGATCGGTGAGAGGCGCCGCCACCGCGCTTCTGCGCTTCTATACTCCCTGGGCCTCTTTGCCCTGTTGCTCTCGCTGCCGATCAGCCTCTTCGGTTTTCTGAATGCCGAGAATTTCTACCTGTGGATGGGTGCTGAAGCGGAGTTGGCGGAATTCGGCCGGGACTATTTCGGGATTCTTATGCTGGGCTTGCCGCTTATCTTTCTTGATGCACTGATGTACAATGCGCTTTCGGCAGCGGGCGATACGACCTCCTCGCTCTATATCAAGATCTTCTCTGCCATGATTAATCTGCTCTTTAACTATCTGCTGATCTTTGGCCACGGCGGTTTTGACGCGATGGGCATTGCCGGAGCAGCGTATGCCACGATAATCGCTTACGGCTTTAATCTGTTGATCTATCTCTTTCTTTTGGCGCGCAAAGATGCCAAACTGCATCTGATATACCATTTTACGAAAGCCGATCTGATCCGGGCACTGCATGTGGGCAAACACGCCTCGCTGGAGCGTCTGATCAGTGTCAGCTCTTTTATCCTGTTCGTGGGTGTGATCACAGCGTACGGCACCGCGGCCATTGCGGGGTATCAGGTCGGGCTTCGCATTGAAGGGCTTGCCTTTATGCCGGGTTTCGGCTTTGCTATTGCCGCAACAGCCCTTGTTGGCCAGAATCTCGGAGCTAAGAAATATGAGGCAGCCTATCAGACGGGACTCTATGCGACCAAAGTCGCGATCTTTCTGATGGGTTTTCTCGGTCTGGTGATGGCCCTTTTTCCCGCCTTTTTCATCGGATTTTTTACGCAGGACAGCGCAACGATCGCATCGGCATCGATCTACCTGCAGCTTGTCGGTATCTCACAGGTGCCGCTGGCAATGACTTTTGTCATCAACGGCGCGCTTCGCGGGGCAGGGGCGACCAAGACGACCTTGCTGGTGAACGTGCTCTCGTTATGGCTGCTTCGGGTTATTCCGTCTGTCATTTTGTATTATCTGGGGTTTGAATTGATCTGGATCTTCATCGCGATGACGGTCGAGACCTTTATCAAAGGCGCCATCTTCTGGTATATCTACAGACAGCGCAAGTGGCAAGAGGTGAAGGTCTGA
- a CDS encoding MFS transporter, producing the protein MNRYISLLRDEPLLRRLSLIQLIAYFAAWFSNVAIYTLLIELNVSASIIAMTAALHFLPGVLQAPFSGVLIDKIAPKRLMALLMVLEIVATLPLMLVDNVSLLWLLFLLVFIRMGASSFYFTLEMSLLPRILNDEKLKQANEIHSVIWSFSYTFGMAVSGFVVYIVGVKIAFLLDALLFTVAFFLLMTLLFPETKLKESSGFFRMFKESFTYLKNEPHIKHLIFLHAFVGFTAFDALVALMVERYYAQAVAVALGIGLLHSLRAVGLVFGPILIGKWVNNRSLVYLLFYQALSIIVWALVIENFYLSLLASVFVGFATTTLWSYTYTLLQHHTDKAYYGRVVAYNDMMFLLTVAVVSLGIGFLVEAGVSLSVITMLLGSSFAAAALYFIWIKNNFNIRETAFEDDKISPELEL; encoded by the coding sequence ATGAACAGATATATTTCCCTTTTACGTGATGAGCCGTTGCTCAGACGCCTCTCATTGATTCAGTTGATCGCCTATTTTGCGGCGTGGTTTTCCAATGTTGCGATCTATACCCTTTTGATCGAGCTCAATGTCTCGGCAAGTATCATCGCGATGACGGCTGCACTGCATTTTCTTCCGGGGGTGCTGCAGGCGCCTTTCAGCGGTGTCTTGATCGACAAGATCGCACCCAAGCGGCTGATGGCACTGCTGATGGTCTTGGAGATAGTCGCGACGCTGCCGCTGATGCTGGTTGATAATGTTTCTCTGCTATGGCTGCTGTTTTTATTGGTCTTTATACGTATGGGCGCGTCGAGTTTTTATTTCACGCTGGAAATGTCGCTGCTGCCACGGATATTGAATGATGAAAAGCTCAAACAGGCCAATGAGATCCACTCGGTTATCTGGTCTTTCTCCTACACTTTCGGGATGGCTGTCAGCGGGTTTGTTGTCTACATTGTGGGCGTAAAGATCGCATTCTTACTCGATGCACTGCTTTTTACCGTCGCGTTTTTTCTGCTGATGACGCTTCTCTTTCCTGAGACAAAGCTCAAAGAGAGCAGCGGTTTTTTCCGAATGTTCAAAGAGAGCTTTACCTATTTAAAAAATGAACCGCATATTAAACATCTTATCTTCTTGCACGCCTTTGTCGGGTTCACTGCCTTTGATGCCCTGGTCGCACTGATGGTGGAGCGCTACTATGCGCAAGCGGTTGCCGTTGCCTTGGGTATAGGGCTGCTGCACTCCCTTCGTGCCGTCGGCCTGGTCTTCGGTCCGATACTCATCGGAAAGTGGGTCAACAACAGGAGCCTTGTCTATCTTCTCTTCTATCAGGCGCTCAGCATCATTGTCTGGGCACTGGTGATAGAGAACTTCTACCTTTCGCTTCTTGCCTCGGTCTTTGTCGGGTTTGCAACGACCACGCTTTGGTCCTATACCTATACATTGCTGCAGCACCATACCGACAAAGCGTATTACGGCCGTGTGGTCGCCTATAACGATATGATGTTCTTATTGACCGTTGCGGTTGTCTCGCTGGGTATCGGTTTTTTGGTGGAGGCCGGTGTTTCTCTCTCGGTGATCACGATGCTGCTCGGCAGCAGTTTTGCCGCGGCGGCACTCTATTTCATCTGGATCAAAAACAATTTCAATATTCGTGAAACTGCTTTTGAAGATGATAAAATATCGCCGGAATTGGAGCTATAA
- a CDS encoding ATP-binding cassette domain-containing protein produces the protein MDKVILAQELSLAYSTDESIISKANFSVNSGDFVFITGASGSGKSTLLKSFFGALKPESGSLIVGGVEVNKITNAKLGFLRRHIGIVFQDYKLVKEWTIEKNVALPLIINGYAKDVSDIQVEKLLNHVKLSHKVGKYPPELSGGEQQRVAMARALAHNPILILADEPTGNLDNYSSKLIWNLLEGANSQLKATVLVVTHHIPDDLSVDYKHFNIEHGSIYEIC, from the coding sequence ATGGATAAGGTTATTTTGGCGCAGGAACTCTCCCTTGCCTATAGTACCGATGAGAGCATCATCTCAAAAGCGAACTTCTCCGTTAACTCCGGTGATTTTGTCTTCATTACAGGCGCAAGCGGCAGCGGTAAATCGACGCTCCTGAAATCGTTCTTCGGTGCACTCAAACCCGAGAGCGGCAGTCTGATCGTCGGCGGTGTCGAGGTCAACAAGATAACGAACGCCAAACTCGGTTTTCTTCGCCGTCATATCGGAATCGTTTTTCAAGACTACAAACTCGTCAAAGAGTGGACGATAGAGAAAAATGTGGCGCTGCCGCTGATCATCAACGGTTATGCCAAAGATGTCAGTGACATTCAGGTCGAAAAGCTGCTCAACCATGTCAAACTCTCGCACAAGGTGGGAAAATATCCGCCGGAACTCAGCGGCGGGGAGCAGCAGCGCGTCGCTATGGCAAGAGCACTGGCACACAACCCGATCCTGATATTGGCGGACGAACCGACGGGAAACCTCGACAACTACTCGTCAAAACTGATCTGGAACCTGCTCGAAGGCGCCAACAGCCAGCTCAAAGCAACCGTGCTGGTTGTTACCCACCACATCCCCGATGATCTCTCGGTTGATTATAAGCATTTCAATATTGAGCACGGGAGCATCTATGAAATCTGTTAA
- a CDS encoding argininosuccinate synthase, with translation MKKEVKKVVLAYSGGLDTSVILKWLQDEYQCEVVTFTADLGQGEEVEPARVKALELGIKPENIFIDDLREEFVKDYVFPMFRANTIYEGEYLLGTSIARPLIAKRQAEIARITGADGVSHGATGKGNDQVRFEMGYLGQDATLTIIAPWREWDLNSREKLLAYAAEHGIKIEKKGKKSPYSMDANLLHISYEGGILEDPNAEPEESMWLWSNSPENAPNEPEYIEIGYQNGDPITLNGEALSPATMLKTLNELGGKHGIGRVDIVENRFVGMKARGCYETPGGTIMLKAHRAIESITLDREAAHLKDEMMPRYAKLIYNGFWFSPEREMLQAAIDSTQTYVNGTVRLKLYKGNVIVVGRKSDDSLFSAEYSTFEEDEVYNQKDAEGFIKLNALRFVIAGKTRNKK, from the coding sequence ATGAAAAAAGAAGTTAAAAAAGTTGTACTCGCCTACTCCGGCGGACTAGATACAAGTGTTATCCTCAAATGGCTGCAAGATGAGTATCAGTGTGAAGTCGTTACCTTTACCGCTGACCTTGGTCAAGGCGAAGAGGTCGAACCGGCCCGTGTCAAAGCACTTGAACTCGGTATCAAGCCCGAAAACATTTTCATCGACGACCTTCGTGAAGAGTTCGTAAAGGATTATGTCTTCCCGATGTTCCGTGCCAATACGATCTATGAGGGTGAGTACCTGTTGGGCACTTCCATCGCCCGTCCTCTGATCGCAAAACGCCAGGCCGAGATCGCCAGGATCACAGGTGCTGACGGCGTCAGCCACGGTGCGACCGGTAAAGGAAACGATCAGGTCCGCTTCGAGATGGGTTACCTGGGCCAGGATGCGACACTGACGATCATCGCGCCGTGGCGTGAATGGGATCTGAACTCCCGCGAAAAGCTGCTGGCCTATGCTGCGGAACACGGCATCAAGATCGAGAAAAAAGGTAAAAAATCCCCTTACTCTATGGATGCGAACCTCCTACACATCTCTTACGAAGGCGGTATCCTTGAAGATCCTAATGCCGAGCCGGAAGAGAGCATGTGGCTATGGTCAAATTCACCTGAAAACGCACCGAATGAACCGGAGTACATTGAGATCGGTTACCAAAACGGCGATCCGATAACACTAAACGGCGAAGCACTATCACCGGCGACGATGCTAAAAACCCTCAATGAGCTTGGTGGCAAACACGGTATCGGCCGTGTCGATATCGTCGAAAACCGTTTCGTCGGGATGAAAGCACGCGGCTGTTACGAAACACCGGGCGGGACCATCATGCTGAAAGCCCACCGCGCTATCGAATCGATCACGCTTGACCGTGAGGCAGCCCACCTTAAAGACGAGATGATGCCGCGTTATGCGAAACTGATCTACAACGGATTCTGGTTCTCGCCGGAACGTGAAATGCTTCAAGCCGCTATTGACAGCACGCAGACCTATGTCAACGGAACCGTCCGCCTTAAACTCTACAAAGGTAATGTTATTGTGGTCGGCCGGAAATCTGACGATTCACTCTTCAGTGCAGAGTATTCGACCTTCGAAGAGGATGAAGTCTACAACCAAAAAGATGCCGAAGGCTTTATCAAGCTTAATGCACTGCGCTTCGTCATCGCCGGCAAAACACGCAATAAAAAATAG
- the era gene encoding GTPase Era: MSNTAEHKVGFVALVGRPNAGKSTMLNWILGEKIAMVSQKANATRRRLNAIVMHHDDQIIFVDTPGLHEKEKMLNQYMLEEALKAIGDCDLVVYLAPASDSIKHYQHFLEVDGKNRKHIIALSKIDQVSQQELLERIGEYNQFASKFEALIPMSVTKNVGKNDLLDVIVKHLDTSPYLYDPEDLTTEMMRDIYREFIREAIFDNISDEIPYESDVVIDKIEEDKRVEHIRATIIIEKESQKGIIIGKGGAAIKRIGRDARAKIERLGGKPVYLDLFVSVKKGWTNDKEFLQTLGYNL; the protein is encoded by the coding sequence GTGAGTAATACAGCAGAACACAAGGTCGGATTTGTCGCTCTCGTAGGGCGTCCGAATGCCGGGAAAAGCACCATGCTCAACTGGATCCTGGGTGAAAAGATCGCTATGGTATCACAAAAAGCCAATGCGACACGCAGAAGACTCAACGCAATCGTCATGCATCATGACGATCAGATCATCTTTGTTGACACACCCGGTCTGCATGAAAAAGAGAAGATGCTGAACCAGTATATGCTTGAAGAGGCACTCAAAGCGATAGGCGATTGTGATCTTGTTGTATATTTAGCACCGGCAAGCGATTCCATTAAACATTACCAGCACTTTTTAGAGGTCGACGGTAAAAACCGAAAGCATATTATCGCCCTCTCCAAGATTGATCAAGTCTCCCAGCAGGAGCTGTTAGAACGTATTGGTGAATACAATCAGTTTGCCTCAAAATTTGAAGCCTTGATACCGATGTCTGTGACAAAGAATGTCGGTAAAAACGATTTGCTTGACGTTATTGTCAAGCACCTTGACACTTCGCCTTATCTTTATGATCCGGAAGACCTCACAACAGAGATGATGCGTGATATCTACAGAGAGTTTATCCGCGAAGCAATCTTTGACAATATCAGTGATGAGATCCCTTATGAATCTGATGTCGTCATCGACAAGATCGAAGAGGACAAACGTGTTGAACACATTCGTGCCACGATCATTATCGAAAAAGAGAGTCAAAAGGGGATTATTATCGGTAAGGGAGGAGCGGCCATCAAACGTATCGGTCGAGACGCCCGAGCAAAAATTGAAAGACTCGGCGGCAAACCTGTCTATTTGGATCTATTCGTCTCTGTAAAAAAAGGATGGACTAACGACAAAGAGTTTTTACAGACACTCGGCTACAATCTTTAA
- a CDS encoding cell division protein FtsX, with protein MKSVKNHLSLIIALFTIVFTMQIYIVVERTVNAYEHNLNENYSIVVVTEKKMKADALVALSPKIKNAQEISTKEVIEHLQSQMKQRHIDLLKLSLPHFYSLHLDHFPTPSEVQELRKRLEKSSAISRVEDFAQSHDTLYKLLLLFKSVVIIFALAIFAVTSLLVLKEMRIWQFQHNERMSIMAMFGAPVWMRSAVLFRLSIVDALIASVLAISTFSYVSYANIGDEQLRAIGIDVLLFDSFNDSLLIVGVALCLSVILATLIVIGHKEEV; from the coding sequence ATGAAATCTGTTAAAAATCATCTCTCCCTGATCATCGCCCTTTTTACCATTGTTTTTACGATGCAGATCTACATTGTTGTCGAGCGCACCGTCAACGCCTATGAACACAATTTAAACGAGAACTACAGCATTGTTGTTGTCACCGAAAAGAAGATGAAGGCAGATGCCCTTGTCGCTTTAAGCCCAAAGATCAAGAATGCGCAGGAGATCTCGACCAAAGAGGTGATCGAACATCTTCAGTCACAGATGAAACAGCGCCATATCGACCTGTTGAAGCTCTCGCTTCCCCACTTCTACTCGCTTCATCTTGACCACTTTCCGACACCTTCGGAGGTACAGGAGCTGCGTAAAAGACTCGAAAAGAGCAGTGCCATTTCGCGCGTAGAGGATTTTGCCCAAAGCCATGACACCCTCTATAAGTTACTGCTGCTTTTCAAATCGGTCGTGATCATCTTTGCGCTTGCCATCTTTGCGGTCACCTCCCTGCTCGTCCTTAAAGAGATGCGCATCTGGCAATTCCAGCATAATGAGCGTATGAGTATTATGGCGATGTTCGGTGCACCGGTCTGGATGCGATCTGCAGTGCTCTTCAGACTCTCCATCGTCGATGCCCTGATCGCTTCTGTTCTGGCCATAAGCACCTTTAGCTACGTCAGCTATGCAAACATCGGTGACGAGCAGCTCCGTGCCATCGGTATCGATGTCCTTCTGTTTGATTCCTTCAACGACAGTCTCCTGATCGTCGGTGTTGCGCTCTGTCTCTCTGTCATCCTTGCGACCCTTATCGTTATCGGCCACAAAGAAGAGGTCTGA
- the rplI gene encoding 50S ribosomal protein L9, translating to MQVLLIKDVKGLGKAGEVKEVKDGYGKNFLVGKGFAKVATNEVLKKHASNERKKAEDEAKEIEELKALAQKLDKLKVTVTKKLGSSGSLFGAVTKDEIVQALQEQHNIEIDKKHINHKETIKATGSYDLDFKLGHAMHATIHLEVIGE from the coding sequence ATGCAAGTACTACTGATCAAAGATGTTAAAGGGCTAGGTAAAGCAGGTGAAGTGAAAGAGGTCAAAGACGGTTACGGTAAAAATTTTTTAGTCGGCAAAGGCTTTGCAAAAGTTGCCACTAACGAAGTACTGAAAAAACATGCTTCAAACGAACGCAAAAAGGCAGAAGATGAAGCCAAAGAGATCGAAGAGCTGAAAGCACTTGCACAGAAACTGGACAAACTCAAAGTGACTGTTACAAAAAAGCTTGGCAGCAGCGGGAGTCTTTTCGGCGCAGTAACAAAAGACGAGATCGTACAGGCACTGCAAGAGCAGCATAACATTGAGATCGATAAAAAACATATCAACCATAAAGAGACCATCAAGGCAACAGGGAGTTATGATCTTGACTTCAAGCTTGGCCATGCCATGCATGCAACGATTCATCTAGAGGTAATCGGTGAGTAA